Proteins from a genomic interval of Diceros bicornis minor isolate mBicDic1 chromosome 34, mDicBic1.mat.cur, whole genome shotgun sequence:
- the LOC131397045 gene encoding insulin growth factor-like family member 1, with translation MAPRCCILAIWAALCILCSHRTPVSPVGAHLMLSPQHMACGDKFHNPLQHCCCDDAVVPLGRTRKCGNCTFRVCFEQCCPRSLRPQESFLVKLKGQSCSWAPSPDDRVCRS, from the exons ATGGCTCCCCGATGCTGCATCCTGG CTATCTGGGCCGCTCTCTGCATCCTCTGCTCACACAGAACCCCAG TGTCCCCCGTGGGCGCTCACCTGATGCTGTCCCCGCAGCACATGGCCTGTGGGGACAAGTTCCACAACCCCCTGCAGCACTGTTGCTGTGACGACGCTGTGGTGCCCTTGGGCAGGACCCGGAAGTGCGGCAACTGCACCTTCAGGGTCTGCTTCGAGCAGTGCTGCCCCCGGTCACTCAGACCCCAGGAGTCCTTCCTGGTGAAACTGAAAGGCCAGAGTTGTTCCTGGGCCCCGTCCCCAGATGACAGGGTTTGTCGCAGCTGA